The Candidatus Abyssobacteria bacterium SURF_5 genomic interval TATCTTCCGCATTGCTGCCGGCAGAGGACGACTATAGGCGTGAATAGCCTGGAGCAGCGAGAGGGCCAGGAACGGGACGAGTACGCAGAAGTATTGTCCGAAGGTTGGCGTGGGCAGCAGCGAGGCGATTCCGAGAAGCGCGGCTGCAGCCGCGGCCAATTTTCCGCTGTCGCTCATGCGTTTCCACGCGATAATGGCAACCGGAAACGCGGCGAACAGAAGGGACAATTGTGTGGGGCGAAAAGTTCCGGGGCTGAAGACAAGTTTTCGCACTACCTCGAACTTTTGCGGCAGGTCCCCGACAAATCCCGCGGGATCACGAAGGGCGTGATACGTCACGTTATCGAAGAGGAACTGTCGGGGCGCCAGACAAAGGAGGATAAGGGACGGAATCAGCCCGAGAACGAATCCAGTCGAGAAATCCCTGAAGGCTGCGAGGCGGCGCCGATCAATCTGTTTCCAAAGAAAAAAGAGCAACGCAGGCGCGGCGGCAAGAAAGAAAAGACGGGTTTGCACGCTGAGCGCCAGGAGAAACCCTGCGGCGCCGAATCGATATTTTCCTTTGTACTCTCCGAGCAAGATGATGCTGCTGAAGAGAAGGGACGTCGAGAGAGCATACGTTTTAGCGGTAAGGAAGAAAAGGAGCACGGAGAGATTCAGCGTGTATAGCAGGAAAGCGGCGACAGCGAGCAGCCGGCTACTTGTTGTCTTTTCGACCGCCCACACGAGAAGTGCGCCGGTTGCGGCTGAGAGGAGAGCAGAAAAGATACGGCCTGCTTCCCATGTATAGCCGAACAGGCGCATCCAGCAGCCGTACAGGTAGGGCAAAAGCGGCATCTGCTGATAGAAGACGTCTCTGTAGGGTATCGCTCCTTCAGAGAAGACGATTTTCGAGATGTAGAGATAGAATCCTTCGTCGCTGTCAATGAGCCGGCGTACTGCCAAGAGCGAGAAGAAGGACAATTGGATCAGAAAAAGGAGGGTGAAGGGGATCAGCCGGCGAAGGCGGGATGCGCTTTCTATCGTTTCGACTTCATCCCGCATTGTTTCCGGCACAGGCGGAGAGCCTGCGGGCGAAGCGGCGGGTTGTGATGACAGCCGGGGATTAGATGGCACTGCCGGTTCCGACGACACTTTTTCTTTCTAAAACGGGTTTGAGAAAACGTCCGGTATATGATTTTTGGGAGGCGCTTATTTCTTCGGGAGTGCCAGCGCCAATGAGAAAGCCTCCCTCGTCGCCTCCTTCCGGTCCGAGATCGATTATATAGTCGGCTGTTTTGATAACATCGAGATTGTGCTCGATAACAATAACTGTGTTGCCGGCGTCGACCAGTCGCGCCAGGATGGCCAGGAGCCGCTTGATGTCGTCGAAATGCAGACCGGTTGTCGGCTCATCGAGGATATAGAGTGTTTTCCCGGTATCGCGCCGGGACAGTTCGGTGGATAATTTCACGCGTTGGGCTTCGCCTCCCGAAAGTGTGGTGGATGACTGCCCGAGCTTGACGTAGCCAAGGCCGACGTCGAAAAGCGTTTGCATCTTCTGTTTGATAGCGGGGATTTCTGCAAAGAACGCGAGCGCGTCCTCGACCGTCATATCGAGAACTTCGGCGATATTTTTTCCCTTATACCTGACAGCGAGCGTTTCACGGTTATAGCGCAGGCCGCCGCAGGCCTCGCAGGTGACGTACACGTCGGGCAAGAAGTGCATCTCGATCTTGATCAGGCCGTCCCCTTTGCAGGCCTCGCACCGTCCGCCTTTCACGTTGAAGCTGAAGCGGCCCGGCCTGTATCCTCTCACTTTTGCGTCGGGCACGCGGGAGAACAGGTCGCGGATATGGGTGAAGACGCCGGTGTAGGTGGCGGGATTTGATCGCGGGGTTCGACCAATCGGCGATTGGTCGATATCGATCACCTTATCGATATACTGGGCGCCCTTTAGGTCGTTATACGGTCCGGGTTTGGTTTTCGATCGATAGAGCTTTCGCGCCAGCGCGGGATAAAGCGTTTCGTCGACGAGTGAAGATTTGCCGGAGCCGGATACGCCCGTGACGGCGATGAAAAGACCGAGCGGGAATGAGACGTCGATATTCTTCAAATTATTGTGGCGCACGCCGATCAATTCGAGATTTTTGCCGTTTCCCTGTCGCCTCACCGCAGGCATTTCGATCTGGAGCTCGCCGGTCAGGTATTTTCCGGTCATCGAGCGGTCGCACATCATGATTTCGTCCGGTGTGCCGGAAATCACCACCTCGCCGCCATGGACACCTGCCATCGGGCCGAGGTCGATTATGTAATCGGCGGTCCGCATGGTGGCCTCATCATGCTCGACAACAATAACAGTGTTTCCGATGTCCCGCAGCCTGAGCAGCGTTTGCAGGAGGCGGTGGTTGTCGCGCTGGTGCAGTCCGATGCTCGGCTCATCCAGGATGTAGAGGACTCCGACCAATCCGGAGCCCACCTGTGTGGCCAGCCGTATTCGTTGTGATTCACCGCCCGCAAGCGTGCCGGCGGGTCGGTCAAGCGTGAGGTAATCGAGGCCGACATTGAGCATGAAGTCGAGCCGCTCGCGCATTTCCTTCAGAATTCGCCCCGCGATCTGTGATTCCACTTTCGAGAGCCTAAGCCGGCCGAAGAACTGCCGCGCCTCCTTAATGGACAGAGCCGTCACCCCGGCGATGTTCTTTTCGCCCACCCGCACGGCAAGGCTCTCGGGCTTCAATCTGGCGCCTCCGCATGCAGTGCAGGGGCGCGGCCTCATATAGGACTCGATCCACTCTCTGATCGCGACCGAATCGGTTTCCTTATACCGCCGTTTCAGGTTTGGGATAACGCCTTCGTAGGTCTTATGGAAGGCATACTTGTTGCGCCCATGCGACAGCGCAAAATCGAGTTCTTCTTCATTAGTGCCGTAGAGGAGGATATCACGATGTTTCGGCGAGAGATTCTTGAAGCTGGTGTTGATGTCGAAGCCGTAATGCCGGCTCACCTGTTCAAGCATCTGGGTGAAGTAGCGCGAGTTTTTCTGAATCGTTTGCCAGGGCTCGATGGCCCCCTGTCGAATGCTTTTAGTCGGGTCCGGCACTACGAGCTCGGGCTCGATCTCCAAGCTGGTTCCTAATCCGCCGCATGCCGGACATGCGCCGTGGGGGCTATTGAATGAGAACATTCGCGGTTCGAGTTCGGGATAGCTGATCCCGCACTCGATGCATGCCAATTTTTCGCTGAAAATCTTTTCCCGGCTCTTGGCGCGACCGCCGGCGGGCTCCTCAGATAAGAGGCTCACGATGCCTTTGCCAAGCCGCAAAGCGGTCTCAACCGAGTCGTTCAGTCGCGAGCGAATTCCGTGCTTTACGACGAGGCGGTCAATGACGACGTCAACATCGTGGGCTTTGCGTTTGGCGAGTTTGATCTCCTCGCTGGCGACATCGTACATCTTGCCATCTACGCGCACGCGCACGTAGCCCTCTTTGCGGACGTTCTCGAAAATGTGGCGATACTCGCCTTTTCGCCCGCGCACGAGCGGGGCGAGCAGGATGAGGCGCGTTCCTTCCGGGAGGGAGGCGATCTGGTCGGTAATTTCCTGTGCAGTCTGCGAAGAGATGATTTTGCCGCACTTGTAGCAATGGGGCGTGCCGATGCGGGCATACAGGACCCGCAAATAGTCGTAAATTTCAGTGACCGTTCCGACCGTCGAGCGGGGGTTTCTTCCGGCCGTTTTCTGTTCGATGGAGATTGCGGGTGAAAGACCCTCGATGTGTTCGACGTCGGGTTTCTGCATCTGCTCGAGGAACTGGCGAGCATAAGCTGAGAGGCTCTCGACATAGCGGCGTTGTCCTTCGGCGTATATGGTATCGAATGCAAGAGAGGACTTGCCCGAGCCGCTCAGTCCCGTGATCACGACGAGTTTATCGCGCGGAATGCGCAGATCGATGTTTTTCAGGTTATGTTCCTTGGCACCGCGTATATCAATGAACCGGTCATTCATCCGGAATTAAATCTCCCATCCGAATCTTCCAACCAGCGGCACAAAAACGCAGCTGGTGAGATCGGTTTCCTCGAACTTTCGTCCGCGCCGAACGATCCGTTTGCACACCTGGATCATTTTTTGGCCGACCGGGATGATGAGCCTGCCGTCATCGGCCAACTGTTCCAGGAGCACCTCCGGCACTTCCGGCGCTGCGGCTGTAACGAGAATCGCATCGAAGGGCGCGTGTTCGGGGAGTCCCCGGCTCCCGTCGCCGCAGAAGACGGCGATGTTGGCATACCCTACCTGTTTGAGGGTAGCGTACGCAAGGCAGGCCAAGCGCTGGCGCCGCTCGATTGTGTAGACAAATGACGTCAATCTGGAGAGGACGCCCGCCTGATAGCCGCTGCCCGTGCCGACCTCGAGCACGACATCGGAAGGCCGCAACATCAGCTCCTGCGTCATGACGGCCACCATGTAAGGCTGAGAGATCGTCTGATTCTCCCCAATGGACAGCGGGTGGTCCTCATAAGCCTGGTGCCTGAGTTCCTGCGGAACAAATTCATGGCGCGGCACCAGGAGCATTGCTGCCAGGACGCGTTCATCGCGGATTCCGCGACCGCGCAATTGTCGCTCCACCATGAGGCGCCGGGCGAGCTTCAACTTGGGCGGGTCATGGAAGGCGGCGCTTACTGCCATAAGGCGAAATGAGGATGTGCCGGTAGCCTGCGCATGGCGGGTATTGGGCCGTTGCTATTTTGAGATCAGGGAGTCCATGTCATTCACCACGGCCTCGGCGATCTCTTTTTTGATGGCATCCGAAACTTTATAATTGTGTTGTTTTTCCAGAATTTCCAGTGTTTTCATAACGAGACTGTACGTAAATTCCTCTAATTTCACAATCAGCCTCCATGACTGACATCGAGTTAAGGTCGTATGAAAGAAGTTATCCAATACCAAGAAAATTATAACATGGAGCGAAAACGACAGTCAATCGATCATCAGTGTGGGTGGCAGAGAAGAAGCGGCGTATTCTGCGGGGACAGGGAAAACGTTACTTCCTCGGGGATTCTTTTTCGACGATTTCGCGAATGACTTTCAGTGCGCGGTTCACATTGAAAGGTTTTTCCAGACAGAGAAGTGCGCCCATACTGAGGGCTTCCTGCACGTTCTTGTCCATTCCGAATCCGGTGGTGACGAGCACCGGGACACTTGAATTGAACTGACGGATCGCCTTGAAGGTGTCCAATCCGTTCAGGTCGGGCATGTGCATGTCGAGGATGACGAGATCGAAGTGAGTCGCCTTCAGTTGTTGGAGGGCGGCGACGCCGCCGCCGACGGGCCTCGGGGCATAGCCGAGGATCTCGATGATGTCGCAGAACAGCTGGCGGACCTCTTCATTATCATCAATAATCAGTATCTGCCTATTATCAACCATGCGCTTCTCCCTCTCGGTCCTAAAGCATTTCGAAATCCTGGCCGGAATTGTCATTGAGCAGGCTTCGGGCGAACCGCCGGAACTGCAGGTTCATCTGGTGCATGCTTTCGGAGGCTTTGATAATGGAATTCACCTGGCGCTTCGTGGTGTTGTCACCGCTTTCTTCGAGTCGAATCTGCAGGAGCTGTGCGAAGCCGGAGGTGATGGAAAGCGGGTTATTAAGTTCGTTATTCAATGCGATGGCCCGCTCGGCGACCTGGGCGAGTTTTCGAGTCTTTTCGAGTTCCCGTTCGAGCTTGAGCTTATCCCAGGCGCGCTCGACCGAGATCTTAATGATTTCGAAATCGAACGGTTTGAGGATGTAATCATACGCGCCGCTGCGGATGGCTCTGACGGCGGACTCGACTGAGGCGTAGCCGGTAATGACGATCACGAGCGTGTTTGGGCAGTTCTCCTTGATGTACTTCATGACGGCGAAGCCATCGAGTTCGGGCATCATGAGATCTGTGATGACGAGGCCGAATGTATGATTTTTCAGCTTCTCAATACCAGAACGCCCATTTTCGGCAGTGTCCACTTCATATCCGATGTTTGACAGCAGGACTTTGATGCTGTCACACATCCTTTTTTCGTCGTCTATCACCAGAATTCGGTTCTTCTCGGCCACCTGAAAACCCCCTCTCTTGCATTATGAAGACTGGATAACCTGAAACACCTTGTCGCTGACGACTGGAAGCTGGATGGTGAAGGTAGTGCCGCGGCCGGGCTCGCTGTCCACGCTGATCTCTCCGTTGTAGTTCTTGATGATGCCGTATGAAACCGAGAGGCCGAGGCCCGTTCCCTTCACGCCCTTGGTCGTGAAGAACGGTTCGAAGATATTCTTGATATTTTCCGGCGGAATTCCGCATCCGTCATCAGCGACATCGATTTCGACCCGCCCTTTTCTGTAGCGGGTGCGAACAGTCATTTTTCCTCCTTCGGGCATTGCGTCTTCCGCGTTTTTTATCAAATTGAGGAAGACCTGTCTGATCTGGTCGGTGGAGACGTTGACTTCGGGCAGGTTTTCGGCCAGTTCAGAGGTAACCTCGATCTTGCGCCGGAACAATTGGCCTCTCAGCAGAGCCAGCAGTTCTTCGAGGACCTGGTTGATCTGCACCGATTGGATGTCTTCGGCGCCCGGTTTGGCGAACCGCAGCAGCCTGCGTACGATGCCGGCAATCCGGTTGATTTCCTGGTCGACGATTTTCATGTTCTCGCGGTTAGGGTCTTCCTCGGGCATCAGCAGCTTGGCGATACCGACGTAATTCTTGATAATGCCGAGGGGATTATTGATTTCGTGCGCGATCTGCGCGGCCAGTTCGCCGGTGGCGGCCATGCGTTCGGATTGCATCAACTGGGCTTGCAGTCTTCTCAACTGGTTGACTTTCTGCTCGAGTTCCTTGCTATGCCGCTGCAACTGTTCCTGCGCGCGCTGCATGCGGTCCGCCATCCGGTTGAATTCGACGGCGAGCAGTTCGATTTCGTCGCCGCTTCTGATGTCGATGCGGTGCTCGAGGTTTCCCTGTCCAATCTCCTGCACCCCCAGTTGCAGGACGCGGATCGGTTTGAGCGCCCGTCTGGCCATCGCCAAGCCGCTCAGCGAGAGCGACACCAGCACGATCGCGCTGAAGATGAGCGCCTGGAAGAAAAGTGAATTCAGCGGACGCATGACTATATCTTCCGGGATTGCGACGACTGCGCTCCAGTCGCTTCCGTCGTAGGTGAAGAGAGGCGGGGAGGAAGACGGCCGCAACACGGGCGCGAAGCCGGCAAATGCGGTAATTCCCAACTGATCCAGAGGAACCAGGGACTGGCCGATCTCGCCGAAATCGAACTTTTGGAGTCCACTGGTGATTCTCACCATGCGAGGGGTCTGGCTGTCATTCTTGAAAACCCACAGATTTCGCTCGTTGCCTGCCCCGATGAGCAGGGCGGTTATTTCCTGTGACTTTTCATGGATCAGCATGTGGTCGAGGCTGTATTCAGCGTAAAGGATCCATTGCGCGGACCCGGTCGCGGAAGGGAAAATGGGGACGGTCATGGGCACGACGACGGAAGCGGGTTCTTCGGTGAAAAGCGGTTCATAGAGTCGCGGGCGGTCGCGTTCGAACGCCTCTGTCTGCTGCCACCATTCTTCCTGGATGACACTGGGCCCGTGCAACTCGCCATACGCCGCGATCACGATTCCCGCCTGGTCGATCACGCGCAAGAGCCGGAAGCCCGGATATGCGATGGCCACGGCCTGCAGGGCAGCGGCGAGTTCATTATTTTGAAGGGCTTGCAGTTCAGCCTGAGGGCGACTGGATACCTTCCACAGCGCCATTTCCTTGATGGCGAGGTCTGCGATTTCCGGGGCGGAAAGCGATCTATACCTCTGGCTCTGGTCGCTGACTGCTTCCTGTAACCGGTCGGATTGCGACAGGCTTACGAGCAGGGAAAGTCCGGCGCTCAGGGCGGTATGGATCTCACTTGCCCGGCCTTCGGCCACCCGCTGTACGGCGACGCCCGCTCCTTCGCTGCGGATTTTGTAGCCATGATAGTAGCTGAACAGGGCGCTGCACAGAATGGCGAATCCGGCTCCCACGGCCATGATGGTGACAAACCTTCTGGTCAAGGTTTGCCTGGTCATGCCGGAGAAAACGTCCGCTTGTCTCATAGCGACGCCTCTTGAAGAAATGAGGGGGGATTCAAGGGAATGCTGACGCTGAAGACACTCCCTCCGTCACCCGTGTTGACGACCTTGATATCGCCGCCATAGCTCTGGATTATGTTGTGGACCATGTACAATCCCAGCCCCTTCGGGACAAGTCCTTTCGCGACGCCGCTAGGAAGGAAAAGCTCGTTTGCCTCGGCCGGCGAATGTTGGGCTGCGGAGTTAGAGAACTCGACGCACAAGAAGGGATCGTCCCTGCGAGTACAGACGGCGAGGGTGCCTCCGTGCGGCATCTCGGCCATGGCGAGGCGCACAAGATTGGAAAACACCATATTCATCTGGTTGGGGATGACGACGACTTCGGGCAGCGTTTGTTCGAGCTCAAGTTTCGTTTTGATGCCGGCCGCCTGAAGCTTATCGCGAGCCGATGCGATTGTGTTCTCGATGAGGAGGTTGATCGGGGTATCCCTGGGTTCTTCGAAATAGGCTTCGGAGAAATTCAGGAGTTGGTCGGTAATATTCGCGATACGATCCACTTCTTCCGAAAGGACGGCCAATTCGCCTTTACTTTCGGCAGAGGCTGTTTTTTCGTCCAATATGCGGATATAGTTTTTGACAATCCCGAGGGGGTCCTTCATTTCCCGGGCCACTACGCCCGCCAGTCTTGAAGCGGTTATGGGAGATCGCAACTGCGACAGGCGAAGCTGTGTGGCCGTGCATTCGTGAAACAGCGTCGCATGTCTGAGCGAGACTGCCGCGAAACTTGAGATCACCTCCATCAGTTCGAGGTCTTTTTTCGTAAATGCGCCGCCCACCTTGTTTATGAGTTCAATGACGCCCACGATCTCATTTCCGATCTTCATGGGTGCGGCGAGAATTGATTTGGAGACGAAGCCGGTCGCCTGTTCCACCTGCGGA includes:
- a CDS encoding protein-L-isoaspartate(D-aspartate) O-methyltransferase, coding for MVERQLRGRGIRDERVLAAMLLVPRHEFVPQELRHQAYEDHPLSIGENQTISQPYMVAVMTQELMLRPSDVVLEVGTGSGYQAGVLSRLTSFVYTIERRQRLACLAYATLKQVGYANIAVFCGDGSRGLPEHAPFDAILVTAAAPEVPEVLLEQLADDGRLIIPVGQKMIQVCKRIVRRGRKFEETDLTSCVFVPLVGRFGWEI
- a CDS encoding response regulator — protein: MAEKNRILVIDDEKRMCDSIKVLLSNIGYEVDTAENGRSGIEKLKNHTFGLVITDLMMPELDGFAVMKYIKENCPNTLVIVITGYASVESAVRAIRSGAYDYILKPFDFEIIKISVERAWDKLKLERELEKTRKLAQVAERAIALNNELNNPLSITSGFAQLLQIRLEESGDNTTKRQVNSIIKASESMHQMNLQFRRFARSLLNDNSGQDFEML
- a CDS encoding response regulator, with the translated sequence MTIPARISKCFRTEREKRMVDNRQILIIDDNEEVRQLFCDIIEILGYAPRPVGGGVAALQQLKATHFDLVILDMHMPDLNGLDTFKAIRQFNSSVPVLVTTGFGMDKNVQEALSMGALLCLEKPFNVNRALKVIREIVEKESPRK
- a CDS encoding sensor histidine kinase; this encodes MRQADVFSGMTRQTLTRRFVTIMAVGAGFAILCSALFSYYHGYKIRSEGAGVAVQRVAEGRASEIHTALSAGLSLLVSLSQSDRLQEAVSDQSQRYRSLSAPEIADLAIKEMALWKVSSRPQAELQALQNNELAAALQAVAIAYPGFRLLRVIDQAGIVIAAYGELHGPSVIQEEWWQQTEAFERDRPRLYEPLFTEEPASVVVPMTVPIFPSATGSAQWILYAEYSLDHMLIHEKSQEITALLIGAGNERNLWVFKNDSQTPRMVRITSGLQKFDFGEIGQSLVPLDQLGITAFAGFAPVLRPSSSPPLFTYDGSDWSAVVAIPEDIVMRPLNSLFFQALIFSAIVLVSLSLSGLAMARRALKPIRVLQLGVQEIGQGNLEHRIDIRSGDEIELLAVEFNRMADRMQRAQEQLQRHSKELEQKVNQLRRLQAQLMQSERMAATGELAAQIAHEINNPLGIIKNYVGIAKLLMPEEDPNRENMKIVDQEINRIAGIVRRLLRFAKPGAEDIQSVQINQVLEELLALLRGQLFRRKIEVTSELAENLPEVNVSTDQIRQVFLNLIKNAEDAMPEGGKMTVRTRYRKGRVEIDVADDGCGIPPENIKNIFEPFFTTKGVKGTGLGLSVSYGIIKNYNGEISVDSEPGRGTTFTIQLPVVSDKVFQVIQSS
- the uvrA gene encoding excinuclease ABC subunit UvrA, with the translated sequence MNDRFIDIRGAKEHNLKNIDLRIPRDKLVVITGLSGSGKSSLAFDTIYAEGQRRYVESLSAYARQFLEQMQKPDVEHIEGLSPAISIEQKTAGRNPRSTVGTVTEIYDYLRVLYARIGTPHCYKCGKIISSQTAQEITDQIASLPEGTRLILLAPLVRGRKGEYRHIFENVRKEGYVRVRVDGKMYDVASEEIKLAKRKAHDVDVVIDRLVVKHGIRSRLNDSVETALRLGKGIVSLLSEEPAGGRAKSREKIFSEKLACIECGISYPELEPRMFSFNSPHGACPACGGLGTSLEIEPELVVPDPTKSIRQGAIEPWQTIQKNSRYFTQMLEQVSRHYGFDINTSFKNLSPKHRDILLYGTNEEELDFALSHGRNKYAFHKTYEGVIPNLKRRYKETDSVAIREWIESYMRPRPCTACGGARLKPESLAVRVGEKNIAGVTALSIKEARQFFGRLRLSKVESQIAGRILKEMRERLDFMLNVGLDYLTLDRPAGTLAGGESQRIRLATQVGSGLVGVLYILDEPSIGLHQRDNHRLLQTLLRLRDIGNTVIVVEHDEATMRTADYIIDLGPMAGVHGGEVVISGTPDEIMMCDRSMTGKYLTGELQIEMPAVRRQGNGKNLELIGVRHNNLKNIDVSFPLGLFIAVTGVSGSGKSSLVDETLYPALARKLYRSKTKPGPYNDLKGAQYIDKVIDIDQSPIGRTPRSNPATYTGVFTHIRDLFSRVPDAKVRGYRPGRFSFNVKGGRCEACKGDGLIKIEMHFLPDVYVTCEACGGLRYNRETLAVRYKGKNIAEVLDMTVEDALAFFAEIPAIKQKMQTLFDVGLGYVKLGQSSTTLSGGEAQRVKLSTELSRRDTGKTLYILDEPTTGLHFDDIKRLLAILARLVDAGNTVIVIEHNLDVIKTADYIIDLGPEGGDEGGFLIGAGTPEEISASQKSYTGRFLKPVLERKSVVGTGSAI